In Ostrinia nubilalis chromosome 10, ilOstNubi1.1, whole genome shotgun sequence, a single genomic region encodes these proteins:
- the LOC135075120 gene encoding acetyl-coenzyme A transporter 1 — protein MPLTKRKNSPEKEELIENGDTMAESGPSNIKGDEVNIAVLLFLYTLQGIPLGLAAAVPMLLQNRGITYTQQAEFSLVYWPFSIKLLWAPIVDALFWPKFGRRKTWLVPVQYLIGVVMMIMSSNVTEWLGSKSQAPSMTLLTASFMFLNFLAATQDIAVDGWALTMLKRCNVGHASTCNTVGQTAGYFLGYVLFLALESPYFCNKYLRSTPEETGIVTLASFLFFWGWIFFITTTFIAVFKHEANDAPNNRESQVKGMSDIVTAYKQLYTIVKLPAVQTLALVLFTAKLGFCASDAVSGLKLVEAGVPREDLALLAVPLVPVQIIMPVVLAKHTTGPAPLHLWLRAFPLRLLVGPLVALLVALTPSLLGDSGPSYSYLFVLMALYVFHQTCLYCMFVAVMAFYAKVSDPTVGGTYMTLLNTVSNLGTNWPNTLALWAIDHLTFKTCTAPELSDNTCATELETDVCTSGGGKCKIRIDGFYIETVLCLVVGFLWLQWGRPTINRLQRLPPSAWQIGRTHR, from the exons ATGCCTTTAACTAAACGTAAAAACTCGCCGGAAAAAGAAGAATTAATTGAGAATGGTGACACCATGGCAGAAAGTGGACCGAGTAACATCAAAGGTGATGAAGTGAATATAGcggttttactatttttatataCTCTACAAGGCATACCCTTGGGACTAGCCGCGGCAGTCCCTATGCTGCTTCAAAATCGCGGCATAACATACACACAGCAG gCTGAGTTCAGTTTAGTGTACTGGCCATTCAGCATAAAGTTACTGTGGGCACCTATAGTAGATGCTCTATTCTGGCCCAAATTTGGGCGGCGCAAAACATGGCTAGTCCCCGTGCAGTACCTAATAGGAGTTGTTATGATGATCATGTCCAGCAACGTAACGGAGTGGCTCGGCTCCAAAAGCCAAGCACCATCAATGACACTCCTCACTGCTTCATTCATGTTTTTGAACTTCTTGGCTGCCACTCAAGATATTGCTGTTGATGGTTGGGCTCTTACGATGTTAAAAAg ATGTAATGTTGGTCATGCCTCAACATGCAACACTGTAGGTCAGACAGCTGGCTATTTCCTTGGCTACGTATTATTCTTGGCCCTAGAATCTCCCTATTTCTGCAACAAATACCTACGTTCAACTCCTGAAGAGACTGGCATTGTCACTCTTGCTAGTTTCCTATTTTTCTGGGGATGGATATTCTTTATTACTACTACATTTATCGCTGTTTTTAAACATGAGGCCAATGATGCACCTAACAACAGAGAAAGCCAAGTTAAAGGAATGAGTGACATTGTGACTGCATATAAACAATTGTATACAATCGTAAAACTGCCAGCTGTACAAACTTTGGCATTGGTGCTATTTACTGCGAag cTAGGATTCTGTGCAAGTGATGCAGTATCAGGACTTAAATTAGTTGAGGCAGGAGTGCCTCGAGAAGATTTGGCATTACTTGCTGTACCATTAGTGCCAGTTCAAATCATCATGCCAGTG gTCCTAGCAAAACACACAACAGGACCCGCGCCACTACACTTGTGGTTACGAGCGTTCCCACTGCGGCTGTTAGTCGGCCCACTAGTGGCACTTCTGGTGGCGCTCACTCCCAGTCTTCTTGGAGACTCGGGCCCTTCCTACTCATACCTGTTCGTTCTGATGGCGCTATACGTGTTTCATCAG ACATGTCTCTACTGCATGTTCGTGGCAGTAATGGCATTCTACGCGAAAGTGTCAGACCCGACAGTGGGCGGGACTTACATGACGCTGCTCAACACGGTGTCGAACCTGGGAACCAACTGGCCCAACACCCTGGCGCTGTGGGCCATCGACCATCTCACCTTCAAGACTTGCACTGCGCCGGAGTTGAGCGATAACACGTGCGCTACAGAGTTGGAGACTGAT GTATGCACAAGCGGCGGCGGTAAATGCAAAATCCGCATCGACGGGTTTTACATAGAGACGGTGCTTTGCCTAGTGGTAGGCTTTCTCTGGCTGCAATGGGGCCGGCCCACCATAAACCGGCTCCAACGGCTGCCCCCCTCCGCCTGGCAAATCGGCCGCACCCACAGATAA